The Komagataella phaffii GS115 chromosome 4, complete sequence genome includes the window CACTGAGAGATTGGATACTATTATTCAAATAATTGAGGCAAGATTGTCTGAATTTACTTACTTGGTCGGTGAAAGAATCACCGTTGCTGATCTGTTCGCCGCTACtgttattggaagaagtcTGGAGACTATTTTCGACAAGGCATGGATTTCCAAGCACCAGGACATCTTCAGATGGTTCAGCACTGTGTCAGCCCACCCAGTTCTGTCTTGGAGATACGTTGACTTCAAGCCAAGAGACAAGCCTGTCGAATACGTCCCTCCtaagaaggaaaagaaagaaaagaagaaggaggagaaaCCAAAGCAAGAGAAGAAGCCTGCTCCTGCTGCTGCTGAGCAATCTGATGAGCCACCTGTTGAGAAGAAGGCAAAACACCCATTGGAAGCTCTTGGAAAACCAAAGTTGGCCATTGACGAATGGAAGAGATTCTACTCCAATGAGGAGACCAGAGAGTCTGCAATTCCATGGTTCTGGGAACACTTTGACGCCGATGAATGGTCCTTGTGGAAGGTCACTTACAAATACAATGATGAATTGACCTTGACCTTCATGTCAAACAACTTGATTGGAGGTTTCTTTGCCAGATTGACCGGTTCGATCAAGTACATGTTCGGATGTGCTGTAGTGTACGGAGAGAACAACAACAACGGTATCATCGGTGGTTTCATGGTCAGAGGACAAGACTACAAGCCAGCTTTTGAGGTCGCTCCAGACTGGGAGTCTTACTCTTACGAGAAGTTGGACCCTAACAGTGAGGAAGACCGTgagttcttcaacaacatgTTGGCTTGGGATAAGCCAATTGTTGTCAACGGtgaagagaaggagattgCTGATGGTAAGGTTTTGAAATAGGATAAGTTAGCTTAGTAATTTTAAGGTAAACGAGGCCCCAGTGATACTGGTATTAATTGGTACTTTCTTTCCTGGTAGTCTGGTAGCCCGTCCAAGTTTTTCTTGTCGGCGGCGGAGAACggtttttttttatcttttcACCCACTCTGATCGGCTCTTCTtaagctttttttttctcctttcgCGACTACCGAGGAATTAGTTTCAATCAAAATGCCTGAGGTTCAGCGTGTTGTTTCCTCCCACTCACTAGACCATTCCAATGTTGGTGCCCAATAAAAACCATTTGTTCCACCAGATCAGAAGGAAGCCGTCGCAAATAGTGGCGCCcatcttgtttttggtCCTCGTTGTGTATTTACTATTTGGAATCGGGCAATCTTCGTCCAAGAAGCCAAAGTATTCATACAAAGATAAAACACAAGGATGGCTATTGTCAAGCAAAATCCCTCCTGGGCCGGACGAAATGGCCAAAAATCACATTATGCATTATAATATGAACTTACTTGAGACTACTGTCATGCCTGCGttcaacaaagaacaaGTCTTGGTGCTGACTCCCATGTCCAAGTTTTATCCCGAATATTGGGATAATTTATTGGCCCTCTCCTATCCAAGAGAACTAATGGAGCTAGGATTTATTGTTCCACGTGGAAAGGCTGGTGATGAAGTCGTCAAGAAATTGGAAACCGCAGTCAAGGCCGTTCAGAGATCTTCCACCGAATCGGCAAGATTCGCTCGTGTAACCATACTCAGACAGGATAGTGAATCCGTGGAATCACAGTTAGAGAAAGATAGACACGCTTTAAAGGCTCAAAAAGAACGTCGATCAAAGATGGCTTTGGCAAGAAATTCGTTATTGTTCTCAACCTTAGGCCCCTTCACTTCGTGGGTGTTATGGCTCGATGCTGACGTTGTAGAAACGCCAAAAACTCTGATTCAAGATTTAGCCACCCACAACAAAGCAGTGATAGCTGCTAACTGTTACCAAAGATATTACAACGAGGAGACCAAGAAAAATGACATTAGACCCTACGATTACAACAACTGGGTAGAATCAGAGGAGGGTCTACGGTTGGCTTCTACTTTGGGACCAGATGAAATCATCGTAGAAGGCTACGCAGAGCTTCCCACCTTCAGAGCATTGATGGCACATTTCTATGATCCACATGGAGATTTGAGTACAGAAATGCAACTGGATGGTGTTGGAGGTACTGCAGTGCTAGTTAAAGCAGAAGTGCATAGAGATGGTGCCATGTTCCCAAGTTTCCCATTTTACCATCTTATTGAGACTGAAGGATTTGCTAAGATGGCCAAACGTCTGGGCTACCAAGTCTTTGGTCTTCCAAACTACCTGGTTTACCACTATAACGAGTAGATGGGGCAGTAGTGTTAAGTATCGCGACACTTGCAGCATCAAAGTCGTGCTTCTTATCAATCATTAATCCTCTTTCATACTGATAAGGAGTAGTTATCCCTACCCACTTCTTAGGCAACAATAGAGCAAGGCCTTATCAATAAGTATCGCAAAATAGTAGAATAAATCCAATCTATAAAGATAGTTCCTTCACCTTTCATGGCAAAGTCTCCCGAAACAAGAATGCGGCCTCCCCTGGAGGCTTCATTTCACTCCTCCTCCACAAGACGGTTTAGCGGGCCTAAAAATAGTCTTGCCGAGTCCACCAGCGGATTGGCCTCCCCATTGGCTACCAAAGAGCTTAAAATTTCGACCAGCAAACAAAATCAGACTCCAGTGACCATCAGCAACGATATGCTGAACATAAATCCTAATCTCAAGTCAATTGTGGAGGGTGGAACGTCTCCTATAGCAGAATCGAATGTCGGTGTGGCAGCGTTTGCAGCTACAGCAACGGCAGCATCTTTACAACTGAGTGGCTCCAACTCCTCTAAAAGTCCCACATCAAGGAATTTGTCGCATGTTCCCTGCAAATTCTACCGTCAAGGGGCCTGTCAAGCTGGTTCTTCATGTCCCTTTTCCCACACTTTAACCCAAACAAGCCAGGCAGCAACTTGCAAATATTTTCAGAAAGGAACATGCAAATTCGGATCGAAATGTGCACTGGTGCATATTTCTCCGGAGGGAAAAAAGGTTAATCTGAAGGCTCTAAATCAAGCTTATCAGGTGCCAAAACATGAACGATCTCTGTCCTCTTCCCAGGGTTTAAGTCAGCAGATACACAAAGATCCAGAAACATCTGATGATCAAGCTTCCAGCATGTCCTCTCCTACTCGAACAGTAACATCACAGATGGCATCGTCTCCCTTCAGCAATACAAACTCCATTTGGTCAGGCACAGGTTCAAAGGAAAGGCGATTGTCTGGACCATCTTTTTCGACAGGGTCTTTCTCTAGAGGTTCGTTTTCCAGAGGCTCTTTTTCTAATCACACAGTGTCCAAAGCTGAACTAAATCAACTAATATCTGGGTGTGCTATTTCGGACGACGAAGTTGATGGTGCCGAAAATATGAATGCCCTGGGTGCAGAGGACTTTCTGCCCAGCAGTCTCTCTGACCTGCTAACACCCCAAGAACTAAAACGGAAAAACTCAAAGTCTGGTAGTAGAGCCAACTTGCGCCATCTCTTCGATGCTCCACTACATGGAAGACAAAACGAGGCTGGAACTCGTATTGACGAAGACACTCAATTTTGGATCGACTATTGATCGACATATAGACATCAAAAAGCGACTATATATAGTTCCTATGGATTTTTTTAAATTACAAAAAAATGACTAAATTCCCATCACTTTAACTAATAACAACTAACGGCGGTCAGTCTTACCGTTACCACGCTTACCTGCAATCAGGTGCTTAGGCAAACTAGCAGTATCAGCTCTGTCACCTTCACCCTTTCTAGTATGTCTGTTTCTCTCACGCAGATGCATCTTAGCTACTCTGTCAACCTTGGAACGAAGAGATCCATCGCTAACACCGTCACTTCGTCTGTCTCTTTGGAGCAACATAGTGTGAGGACGTTTAGTATCAGCAGAAGCCTCTTTTCTGACAATCTCAGATCCACGGCTCTGCTGGGCACTGGCTCTCTTCACGCTTGCGTTCAAACCAGAAGTCTCGTGTCCCAATTTATACATGTGATCCTTCAAATTAGCAACAGAGTGGGTAACCTTAGTTCTAGGCATGACAGATCTACtgttgttcttcttcatcttggCATCGTtgatcatcatcttctgtTTGTTGCGGATCCATCTGGCCTTTTCCTTGATGTCTTCGACTTCCTCATCCTCAATCTCCGAATCTGAGTCGTAGAATCCTTCCTTGGACAAttgctcttcttcctcttccaaagcTTGCAATTTGGCAGCGATGTCAGGATCCAAGAAATCGTAAACGTTACGACCATCCAATATTTCTGGCATAATGTCATTCTTCCACTCGTCATCCTCCAACATGTACTTGTCTTTAAGGTTGATGTTGAATACACCAGCACCTCCATTCTCAGCCTCAATGTCCCTGGCCAGCTTTCTACGGTTGGGGTCTTCGGGATCATATTTCTTAAGAGTCTTGACAGCGTCTGGAATGTATGCAGCACGGTCGACGTCGTCTCTGGCCTGTGGTTTAGCAACGTGGATCTTGTTAAGAACATTGGAGATACGGGATGATCCCTTCAGCTTCTGCTCAATTCTGGAAgtcaacaatttttcaCAGGCAGAGTTTCTGACCTTCATAACGTTGTCCTCTTCGTAACAAGAGGTTTGCATAATCTCAACACCACTGACTTTCTCAATACTGGACAGCAGCTCTCTTCTCTCAGGGTCTAGATCCTCAATACTGATGATATCCGTCTTGTTAACCACGACCAACACAGTCTTGTTGGCAAACAATGGCTTAATGGAGTGGAACAAACGCACTTGGGCTTCGACTGAAAACCCACACTGCTCTGAGAGATCCATGAAGTACAAAACACAGGATCTCAGATGTGCAATGGCATAAATAGACTGCATTTCAATGTTGTTCATCTCTTCAGTGGGTCTGTCAAGAATACCAGGGGTATCAATTGCCTGGAATCGCAAATATTTGTAGTCGAAGTGTCCGACATACAATGACTTGGTGGTGAAGGCATAAGGTTGAACCTCGACATCAGCCTTGGTGATACAACGCAAGAAAGAGGACTTTCCGACGTTAGGATAACCACAGATCAATAGTGTTCTGGTGTTAGGGTCGATGGATGGAAGACGACCCAAATGCTGTCTAACTTGCTCCAGATAAACCATAGGatccttcaatttcttcacGATAGTGGCCATTCTACCTAAGGCAGCTCTCTTCAACTGCTTACATTGGAACAGCGACTGaccaaacttcaaaagtctgACATAATCTCTGGCGACCTGTTCGATCATAGCCTTTGCCCTGGAAATGGCTGATAGAGACACTTTGTAATGGTTTTTCTCGTACAAGGTATCCATAAGATCTCTGTGGAAGGGATGAACATCGTCTATATTGGGGAAACCTTGCAGCAAGTCGGTGAACTTCTCGGCAAAACCTTCTGCTGTATATCTTACCTTTCTCATGTAGAAAGCTCTAATACGAGTGATAGCAAAACCTGGTCTGATCACCGTTGGGGTTTTTCTCTGTGTCCTGTTAAGAACAATGTCCAACATGTCATTTGACGTTGGCACTGTCGGAATATCCTTCCAAGTTAATTGCATGGTTACTGTGAATGAAGGAGAACACTAGAGAGAAGCCTAAGTTTTTTGctctaatttttttttttccttaaaaaaaaattttcagggaaaagaaagaaaaagaattgatTACGTAAGGTTGGGAGATGAGATTGTAACGGTACAACAGAGAAGTGTTGCATGCATTTGACTGGAAGAGAAGCTGGGGTAGGGCAGGTCCTGTAGACACAAAGCCCCCGCAGCATGTTTGCGTATTAGCTTTGTGTAGTGGTCGGCCGGAAATTTATCACCTGAACGAACAACTGAGAATGACAGTTGAAGCGATGAACAAGACGGATCTAAAGTCAAACAGTGTAATCAGCACAGTCATCGAACAGGACGAGGACGACTCAAGCCTGGCACCTTTGGCTATTGACGAAATCGCAGAAGGAATTGAGGTAATTGTAAGTGGATTAGATGTCTAGATAAACGTTATCTAACTGGTGATAGACAATAGAGGAGGAGGCATCTTCCCCAGAGAGTAGCAAAGCAGAGGAAgatcagaaacaaaatccaTTGAAAAGAGGAAACTCTAGATTCAAGCATTTttatttcaaaagagtaTGTACTATTCCACAGTCTGTTGTCAATCCCTTCTAACACAATCGTTTAGGAGCACCAGAAGGAGAATCAACCGgtagagaaagagaaagtaCTTCGGGAGCCAAGCAGCAGACTCAGCTTACTTCGCAATCATAAGAATGTATGTGTAAAAGTTACTATGGTTCCTACGTTCCTACTAACAACCCCAG containing:
- a CDS encoding elongation factor 1 gamma domain-containing protein, with amino-acid sequence MSQGTLFITEQTRGVVPKGLVQYFKLDVKISNKEDEQFKKYFPLNYIPAFVGPKGLKLTEVSAVIEHLLNLAGEKKLKGTTELEQVQVNKWISFFNTEVISTSARIFLPLLGKAPYNKKDIDAATERLDTIIQIIEARLSEFTYLVGERITVADLFAATVIGRSLETIFDKAWISKHQDIFRWFSTVSAHPVLSWRYVDFKPRDKPVEYVPPKKEKKEKKKEEKPKQEKKPAPAAAEQSDEPPVEKKAKHPLEALGKPKLAIDEWKRFYSNEETRESAIPWFWEHFDADEWSLWKVTYKYNDELTLTFMSNNLIGGFFARLTGSIKYMFGCAVVYGENNNNGIIGGFMVRGQDYKPAFEVAPDWESYSYEKLDPNSEEDREFFNNMLAWDKPIVVNGEEKEIADGKVLK
- a CDS encoding Subunit of Golgi mannosyltransferase complex also containing Anp1p, Mnn10p, Mnn11p, and Hoc1p; this translates as MLVPNKNHLFHQIRRKPSQIVAPILFLVLVVYLLFGIGQSSSKKPKYSYKDKTQGWLLSSKIPPGPDEMAKNHIMHYNMNLLETTVMPAFNKEQVLVLTPMSKFYPEYWDNLLALSYPRELMELGFIVPRGKAGDEVVKKLETAVKAVQRSSTESARFARVTILRQDSESVESQLEKDRHALKAQKERRSKMALARNSLLFSTLGPFTSWVLWLDADVVETPKTLIQDLATHNKAVIAANCYQRYYNEETKKNDIRPYDYNNWVESEEGLRLASTLGPDEIIVEGYAELPTFRALMAHFYDPHGDLSTEMQLDGVGGTAVLVKAEVHRDGAMFPSFPFYHLIETEGFAKMAKRLGYQVFGLPNYLVYHYNE
- a CDS encoding Putative GTPase that associates with free 60S ribosomal subunits in the nucleolus, whose product is MQLTWKDIPTVPTSNDMLDIVLNRTQRKTPTVIRPGFAITRIRAFYMRKVRYTAEGFAEKFTDLLQGFPNIDDVHPFHRDLMDTLYEKNHYKVSLSAISRAKAMIEQVARDYVRLLKFGQSLFQCKQLKRAALGRMATIVKKLKDPMVYLEQVRQHLGRLPSIDPNTRTLLICGYPNVGKSSFLRCITKADVEVQPYAFTTKSLYVGHFDYKYLRFQAIDTPGILDRPTEEMNNIEMQSIYAIAHLRSCVLYFMDLSEQCGFSVEAQVRLFHSIKPLFANKTVLVVVNKTDIISIEDLDPERRELLSSIEKVSGVEIMQTSCYEEDNVMKVRNSACEKLLTSRIEQKLKGSSRISNVLNKIHVAKPQARDDVDRAAYIPDAVKTLKKYDPEDPNRRKLARDIEAENGGAGVFNINLKDKYMLEDDEWKNDIMPEILDGRNVYDFLDPDIAAKLQALEEEEEQLSKEGFYDSDSEIEDEEVEDIKEKARWIRNKQKMMINDAKMKKNNSRSVMPRTKVTHSVANLKDHMYKLGHETSGLNASVKRASAQQSRGSEIVRKEASADTKRPHTMLLQRDRRSDGVSDGSLRSKVDRVAKMHLRERNRHTRKGEGDRADTASLPKHLIAGKRGNGKTDRR